One Agrococcus jenensis genomic region harbors:
- the rplK gene encoding 50S ribosomal protein L11 yields the protein MAPKKKVTGLIKLQIQAGAANPAPPIGPALGQHGVNIMEFCKAYNAATENQRGNVIPVEITVYEDRSFDFILKTPPAAELIKKAAGVKKGSGVPHTTKVGKLTSAQITEIAEQKMADLNANDIEGAKKIVAGTARSMGITVEG from the coding sequence ATGGCACCCAAGAAGAAGGTCACGGGTCTGATCAAGCTGCAGATCCAGGCCGGCGCCGCCAACCCGGCGCCCCCGATCGGACCGGCGCTCGGTCAGCACGGCGTCAACATCATGGAGTTCTGCAAGGCGTACAACGCTGCGACGGAGAACCAGCGCGGCAACGTCATCCCGGTCGAGATCACGGTCTACGAGGACCGCTCGTTCGACTTCATCCTCAAGACCCCGCCGGCCGCAGAGCTCATCAAGAAGGCCGCAGGCGTCAAGAAGGGCTCCGGCGTCCCGCACACGACGAAGGTCGGCAAGCTCACGTCGGCGCAGATCACCGAGATCGCCGAGCAGAAGATGGCCGACCTCAACGCGAACGACATCGAGGGCGCGAAGAAGATCGTCGCCGGCACCGCCCGCTCCATGGGCATCACCGTCGAGGGCTGA